One window of Theropithecus gelada isolate Dixy chromosome 4, Tgel_1.0, whole genome shotgun sequence genomic DNA carries:
- the LOC112623121 gene encoding histone H4-like: MSGRGKGGKGLGKGGAKRHRKVLRDNIQGITKPAIRRLARRGGVKRISGLIYEETRGVLKVFLENVIRDAVTYTEHAKRKTVTAMDVVYALKRQGRTLYGFGFC, translated from the exons ATGTCTGGACGTGGTAAGGGTGGGAAAGGCTTAGGTAAGGGAGGCGCTAAGCGTCACCGCAAGGTTTTGCGGGACAACATTCAGGGCATCACTAAGCCAGCCATCCGGCGCCTTGCTCGTCGCGGCGGTGTCAAGCGTATTTCTGGCCTTATCTATGAGGAGACCCGTGGTGTTCTGAAGGTGTTCCTGGAGAACGTGATTCGTGATGCAGTCACTTACACGGAGCATGCTAAACGCAAGACTGTAACAGCAATGGATGTGGTCTATGCGCTGAAGCGACAGGGACGCACTCTTTACGGCTTCG GTTTTTGCTGA